Below is a window of Perca fluviatilis chromosome 14, GENO_Pfluv_1.0, whole genome shotgun sequence DNA.
AGTGATGTATGCCTTCAAATCTGTAGATGTGCATGGATTTTTCCTGAATCCCTTAAAGAACTTGGGAGCAACTAGGGTATACAGACCTTCTGTATAGTGTAACGTGTTATAACATAATTGTGTACAGAACAGATATACACACCATCTGTAATGCTTAACGTGTCATAACATTATTGTGTGTAGGACAGCGAGTGAGTGAAAAAACTTGtttttagatacagtatatttacacacaaataTGATACACTTTTCTTTATAAAATCACATAAAGTCACACTGGTGAAAAGTCTTGAGCAAAAAGGCTTTCCCATGGAGAGCAGGAGCTCAGCGATTAAGGCAAATCtcagggacagggagagagagaccgcAAGTGATCACATGTATACCTCaaagtctgtgtgtgcttgATGTTGGGTGAAACCCTAAGACCCTTCAAAACCTGTGTAATAACTTCCAAGGCATAATTAACATAACAACCAGAACCTTTTTAGCATcaatgtactgtgtgtgtgtgtgtgtgtgtgtgtgtgtgtgtgtgtgtgtgtgtgtgtgtgtgtgtgtgtgtgtgtgtatgtacacatGAATATCAGTGTGAATGCGTGTTCGCATGATACAGAGAGAGAATCCAATACTACCAAAAACCTTTGTTTAGCTTCAAAAGAAGCTGATTTTCAAAGTTCTTGGAATCAACACGTGCCCTTTTTGGTGTAAAAATCAGCCCTGCAGTGCTGAACAGTCTCTCGCAGGCAGCGGAGGCAGGTAGTGCCGTGTTAAGCCTCAATGACAGGCGGCATACTGCCGGGAAAGACTTCAGTACATCCGTTGTATCACCTGGGCACCCCAGGTAGGTCTCCAGCTGTTTGGTATTTTCTTGGGAACTGGACTGCTTGATTGCTGAAAAAAAGTCCTCCTCCTCCGAAGAATGGTAGATATCACCTCCTTCATTCACCACAACTTGTTCCTTCAGGTGACTTTTGATGTAGTCAAGGCCTATGGAACACAAAACCAAATAAGATGTCAACTATCTCTAAGATGGTTTATGacataatttaaaaacacatatacacatacatatatacacatacatacatatacatatatatatatatatatatatatatatatatatatatatatatatatatatatatatataaaaaaggatTACATAAATATTGTAATTTTGTTTGCACTAGGTTAGGGATACTTCAAATGCTGGACTTTTCACTATTATAAGCGTAAAGCAAACAGTGCAAGACTTACCCAGTTTTAGGACACATTCATCACTTGTCCAGCAGGTCTTGAATTTGGGGACGAGAATGGCAGCGGCAATTAGCTCTGGATCTGTGAGCATCTGTCCAAAACGTTTTTCAAGGCCTGCTAGAACTGCTTCAATCAAAGGCCTACAGGACTTGGAGGAAATGCAGAGGTGCTGGAGCTTCGCCTGGAGTAGTGTTATTGTAGGTACCAACCATCCCATCTGCACATTGGCCTCTCCCTGGAGAACATCAAGCGCTTTTGCAAATGGGCTCATGGTCTTGGTATACTCTGCCAAAAAAGCAAGCTCAACAGGAGTGAACctgacaacaaaaaacacaaaaagtgaTTAATGAATATAGCATATAGTATTCATTAAGCCAATTTAAACCCATCCTTAACTGTAACATTAACTAAATTATTTGAAGCTACCTCATATTGCAGTCAataaatctac
It encodes the following:
- the LOC120573112 gene encoding uncharacterized protein LOC120573112; the encoded protein is MFTPVELAFLAEYTKTMSPFAKALDVLQGEANVQMGWLVPTITLLQAKLQHLCISSKSCRPLIEAVLAGLEKRFGQMLTDPELIAAAILVPKFKTCWTSDECVLKLGLDYIKSHLKEQVVVNEGGDIYHSSEEEDFFSAIKQSSSQENTKQLETYLGCPGDTTDVLKSFPAVCRLSLRLNTALPASAACERLFSTAGLIFTPKRARVDSKNFENQLLLKLNKGFW